A region of the Gymnogyps californianus isolate 813 chromosome 20, ASM1813914v2, whole genome shotgun sequence genome:
TAAATATGTACGAATTCTATTTGTTGCACATAACTTTTtggtataaaaaataaatgtagaaatTACCTGTGGACGTCTTGCTGCAATCATTCTTATGCTGCATTCATGCAGTCCAAACATAAGAGCTTGAATGAACCCAATCAGAGGCCTTTTTGGACTCAGTCTGAGCCttagaaactgtttttaaagtcaGTACTGTAATTCTGTTTCTAGAAATGTACTaagtagtgatttttttcaaagacattgTGTGTTAGCAGTAGAAGGGTTAAAGCACTTGGGTCCCCAGAGATACCAGTTTGTAGAATTTCTGCAGCTTCATCGTGTCTTGCTGAACGTTGCGTGCACATGGGTGTGTAAAGGTTGAGCAGCATTGACTTGAGGCTTTAACTGTTTACAGTTCTTTAAGCAACATGCAAAGAAACCTGTTAAGTATGTTATTTTTATCACTTCCTGCTCTCCTTGGTTCTGTAGGTCTGCTTTAACTCCGCTCCTACAAGGTCACAAACTATCTGGAAACTGCTGTATGTTTTCCTGgatttgggggggagggagggaggtgctggggcAGGGTCGGGTAGGCGGCTTGGGCTTACAATTGCTCTGGGCTGTTAAGAACAAGCAGGAGCTAAGACTCTGAAATGTGTGCTTACCGTACGTGTGGATATTAAActttgcatctgttttgttGGACTGAATGAAAGTAAtagctttctcttctgcagccGCAAGCCCTGTGTGTTATGGTAGGGATCTGAGCCCTCGTTTGTAATGAGTTAACAATGTCAGATCTTTATCTGTATTTTGATGTGGCAGCTGTTGGTATGCCATGTCTGTtgaaatggggaagaaaatgatttttaaaaatgatgtcTAGAGATCGCGAAGCTGAAATGACTTTCAGACACTGGTAGTGGGCTTAAATATGGTATTCACTCTTATACTGTGGTACATTTGAGCAAGTGTCTTTTTACTGTGGATAGACTTTTATATTCTGGCTTTTTAGTTATATAGAAAGTCTGTAGACCTAACATGGGATAAGGAATGTTGACagtatgtttcttcttttcccttaaaaactcaagaaaaattgttttgaagtCTGCAGTGAACATATAGGTCCTTATTCTGCGTGTGGAAGGTGGTGTTGGTTTCTTATGTACCTCATCTAAAGGAAGGAGAACTTGGCCACCACACAACAcaagagcaaatattttctttatattggCAGATGTTTTGGTCATTTTCTTGAGATACTAGCAGAAGAGCCAGTTGCAGAAAAAGTAGTCATAGCAACAGTTTCACACAGTATCTGTGACTCAGAATAATGAAACTACATAATTGTGCCAACTTCCAAAATTCAGTAGGCAGCCTCCAATTTTGTCGTTCTGCTCCGGGTGACGCTGCTCTTGGAACAGCCCTGGGATGTTGCAATAAGAAGTTTGCAGACCTTTGTGTTCTGAGCTCTTCTGTGAGCATTGGCATAGTCTATTACAGTCTAAAGCCTGGCCTTTAGAGTCCTCTAAGACTGGTGTACAGCCTGAAAGGGATGTTACTACACTCCATTAGTCTAAAGTAGCGTGTGCACATTAATTTACACATCGCCCTACCCTAGAATGCTTCAGGCCAGCATCAAAAACGTTTAGAACAAACTTACCCTCTAGACTACTATTACTGTAGTGCATAGTGACCATTTAATATGAAGGAAGCTCTTCCATGCTGGAAGATAAAACCGCATCTCATAGCGGCAGTTCTGGTACTGTTCTGGTACTCAAATAGTTCTAAACAAAGTTCAGTTGATGTAGTACCTCCCTATCTAACATACTCCACCTTGCTGCTGTAGTATGAATTCCATACTGTACTGGAGTATGTTGGGTatcctgacagcagcagtggtTCATACACTTCCTGAATGCTGTGAACTCTCAGAATTTCTCAGCCAGCCACGTACATTCTGTTCAGCAAGAGAAGCTATATAAATTGTGCTCTTCGGTAATCCTGTGGACAGTTTGCTGTGATCCGAGTAGTGTAACTGTTAGGGGACTATAACTGGAAAACCTCATTTGCATTGGAGGAATGTGATGTTCATTTAGAGTAACTTGGATTTTTTAAGTCTTCAGCATTGATTTGTATCATGCAATATTTTTTGGGTTTGCCATAAACAGATACCTCAGTCAGGATCTCTAACTTCAGCTCCTTGAAACTCTGAATATTCATTTTACCACCTGGAAACAGGAAGCCTACAGACATGGCTAAGTATAGGAAACTAGTGTTTCTGATCTGCTTTGTATCATAGTAACTACTTCAGGTGGACTAGAAATTGCATTAGACTTGCAAGACTTGAGTCAGgcataaatattatttaaacagaaatttaatgAACAAGCTCAGCATAGTACCCAGCCACTATAccttttgatttcattttagaaagagGGTATGTGATTTTATTATAGGAGGAAGACAGCTTGATTCGTTTGCAATCTTCCAGTATCTTTCTCTAAGAACAAATGCAGCTGATTTGGGCTGTCGTTGGCGGGTAAATATTCCTTTCTTGTTCCCCAAAACACGTGTGGTCCCTGTAGAGaagttataaaataaagcaagtatatataaaatgctCTTATATCCCCTACTGTGAACGGTTACAATGTATGTACTAAAATCAGGTTAGGTGGAAGAGACCTATGCACTTTCTTCTACGCAGTCAGGTACAATGGGGAACTTGGCAGATGCAATTTGCGTCATCTTGGCAAGATTAATTGATGTAACTGAGCAATATAGCTGCAATTAGTTGTATTTACAACTGGTAAGTCTATGACAGTTAATTCAGGTGTGCCCATTAACTTGATCAGTATTATATTTACAGCAGATACTCCTTCTGCCATTAGTTCCACCTTGAAATTTGATGGTGAAAATGTTGATTACTAACTATTTGACTGTACTGTCCTTTAGTGGTGTCTGTATCCTTTTTGCCTATTTTAGTTTTCATAGGAAACTAGAAAAGACGATCGCAACATGTAGAGAGACTGGAACCGCATATGTGTATGTGAACTTGTCTACATTTTCTCCATCCTCCTATTTGAAACCGATATTACTTTTCTGACCGCTTCTCTGCGATGAACTTAGCTTTCTAATACCTATATTGGTGCTCTACAGATTATTCTTAATGGTGTTTCTCTGCCTGAAATTAACACTGACTGTTCACCACCCTAACTCACTGCAGGTGGCATATGCATAACTGGTTCCTTACTAGGTCTCCTGAGTTGTAGTCGTTTAATTTCTGTGTGACTGTCTGCACTGTAGATTAAGTAATGCCCCATACTTTGCGAACGCACTTATTTATTAATAGTGGATGGAGTGTCATGACGGACCGTTGTCTACCAGTGTGGCATCTGGTCCCCTCTTTCTAAACGTCTATACCAAGttaataatacattatttaagGTGCTCTGTTACTAAGGGCAGTTGTAGATGAAATATGAAGCAAGCAAGCGAGACACATCCCTAACAGCTGACTGAAGCTCTGAATTGAGGATGGCCAAGAAATAAAGTAATCTGGGTCTGCTCACAAGCTTCCCTTGCATTCTGCCCTAGCGCACTGTCTCATGTTCTGGGTAGCATCTTTGCAGGTGAGACATCTAGGAGCTCACGCCGGAGAGAGTGGATGCATTAAGTACAGGCAGGACCTTCCCTCTTGGCTCCGGTCATGCTGGACTTTGTCACAAAAAACAGCTATGCTCTATCTTGGTAAGCAGAGGGCCCTTTTGTCCTGCCCTACAGCACAATATTCTTTGTGTGTCAAACAATTTTAAACTTGCAGGGAGGATGGAGAGTTGTTTAGAATATAAATATAAGCTTACCTTGATTAGTCATGAAATCAGCAAAATTCCATATGAGCTCCCCAATCACAtactctttcctctttttgtcAAAAACGGAATGGTACTCTCTTAGCATAGCTTTCTGATACTCCTCGCTGAACATAAGAGGTGGATCCTACAGCCAGGAAAAAGAGGTGGCCTTGAATGAAGGTGACAGTTAATCTCAGCAAAGGTTCCATACGTTAACTTCCTATCTACTGGGGACCTGCTTCCTGAAGACAAGCTTTACAATTGCTTGGTCTCTTCATTGCTGCTGTGTTAACAATGGTTATTCAGTGACAATTAGCAACTACTGAAATTGCAAGGAGAAACGCACATAAAACACCAACGTAATGCCAGGTGTACTTGAGGGAGGAGTCCGTGGTTTTGCTTGGTAACGGTGCTTTGTCATGATATAGGTATAGGAGTGCCACCCCCTTCTGTGCAGGATAGCATCATGGAATGAATGGCCAGTCTCCAGTGTCATATCTTCCGATTAAGCATCTTCTACAAATGCCAAGTACAGATTTCAGAGTGCTCAGCGCTTTTAGTCAAAGCTAAAAACTTCTCTTTAGATAGAATCTAACCTTTGTTAGTGGCAAAGCTCATCGATTTCAGTGGAGCAGGATTACAATCCTGGAGTCTTTCGGACACTGACAAGCTAATGCATCTCAAAGCTAAGTAGTGAGGCTCAATGGGACCCATCTCTTCTAATTAAATTTGTTGACCCTGTaagaaaagcagtgcttttttCCATCTAGGGCGTCTGTAACACTTACACTGTGAAGTCCAGGAACCGAGTCTGCTCCATATTCACTCTGGATAATGGGTTTTTGGTAGGTTTTATACCAGTTCTCAAACTGTGTTGTGAGTTGTAGTGGAATAACTTCCAGATGGCCTGGGTCGTGATACCAGGAGAAGTAGCTATTTACGCAAATTACATCCACGTAAGGAGCCTACAAAAAACAAGGTGAGAGTGTTTTGTCACAGAGCTCAGAGTAGACAACCTTCACTCATAAAGCTAAGTCCTCCTTTTGGTTCACTTCATGGAATCCTGTTTTATTACAGGTAGAATAAAGTCTTTCCCCCCATCACTCAGGCCCTCCCAACATGACatctttcccagaaaaaaagcaggataaATTTAGTAAGCTAATAGCATATTAATTTGGCGTTTTTCTTGCAGACTTAGGAAGTCACAGCAAAGAGTTAGACAAGATCAACCCATTTCATCCTCAGGTTTGTTAGACGTTTTTGAGTTTCCAAGATGTCTCTGGCTTGCTGGTACATTCAGATGTACTTTTTGAGTATTGGAATGTGATTATCAAGTTAGTGGTCAAATATTTTGACTAGCAACTAAATCTGTGCATCAATGGTGCAATACTAAGACTAAGCATTCTGCAAGTTATATGCCATTTCTACCACATGGACAGTATGATAAAAGGGCACAAAGCCCACTAAAGATAAAGTGATGTTGTATGTAACTTGTTCAATGTTCTCTTAACATGTTttgtaataaaaggaaaaaagttctaATGTCACATCAGTGTATGAGATCTATTCTTTGGTTTCGTTTTCCTGTGTCTCCTCAAGCTAGTCAGACCACGCTCGTGGGGATGGGATGTCAGAGTCTGTGTGTGCGTGCCTGTTGAAACAGCGATATCCAAGAGCAGATCCCCGCTGGGCTCCTTCAAAACTCAGGCCATCGGTTTTCCTTtcctggggtggggaggaacaGACCTCTCAGTTACAGAAGGCCGATCCTGCTAATTGTAGGACAgcttgaaagaaatacaaagtgtAACCTGTAACAGGGATGTGGTAGTATTATGTACCTACAAACTCACCTGCTAGAAGTCTTTATTGTACAGTAGTGACAAGTAGTATAAAGCCAtcttgaaaaatttaaaattacataggAACTACCCCGGAAGCAAATTTATGTGTGTTAAAGATCCTTGGTTCATGCTATGGCCAGCTTAAGGCACAGACATCCAAGAAAAGTGCCTTTTGGCTATTTATACAGCTCTAGGACTTTAATTATGAAGCTAGAAGAGCTTTTAGATTATTCAACATTAACAGACATCTGCCAAAGAAGATCTAGAGCAGTTTAAAGCAGGAATTAAAGCAAAGCTTCCTTCCTTTAGACTTCCACAAGGGCTGTTAGCATTTTAAAGAGGTTTAAGCTTTGGTTTAATTGCAAGTGAAAATCCTGAGCATTAGTAAACACAGTCAATGGAACAGCAAAGCATGACAATGTTAATGGAATCCAGGGATCTGATCCTGCATACTTCACTCAAGACAAAGAACTGTTCTTCTCTCTTacagattgtttttttttcagctggactACAACTCCAGGATAAGGTGTTTTGTactagaaacaaaaatgtaagttttcttCTGCCCTTCCCTGTGAAATACCTCCAGTAAgcttggggaggtggggggaaaggaCTGTAAAACAAATGACAAGAAGAGGAAATTTAAtgtatgaattaaaaaaaaaaaaagctagaaaataaaGTAAACTTACACCACGATCAAGAGCGTAATTAGCATCTGTCACAAAGGTTACTGGTCTGGAGGGATCGAGAGCTTTAGTGTGAGCTATCACTGTCCTGTTTGCAAACAGTAAAGCAAGAGTTCAGCAACAGCATGGAGAAGCACAGCCCCATTTCCCCAAGCTCTCTGTCCTTCCACCCCCCTCAGACATTTGGAGCTGCTTTGAATTtagcagaaagtatttttaattaaatactgcAGGATACTTAGTGATCATCTGCTATAAAGTGTCTGCAATTCTAGCCAGTTCTGTAGGAGTATAAATATCACGGCAAAGAGACTGTCACAAAGTTGGTTGCTATCCCACCTGAAAAAAGACCAGAGTGGAAGCATACCAAACATGGGCACATTCATTTGTCTGTTGGTGCCAGCAGCTTAGAAGTTGGAGAAGGGACAGTGAgtttgaagacaaaaatgtaaGAAGGGTAATGGGAAGTTTCTAAACTCTTGGGATGTGTTCCTGCCAAAGCACGAGGCCCTAGCCCTGTGCCACAGCAGGCGGAGCAGTCACAGGTTGGCTGCTTTTGAGGAAACTCTGAATAAGAGAGATGAGACAGCGAATGGGAGGGTCAAGCTCTGCTGCTACCTTGACATTGCCGGAGGGTGGTGCATCATTCCGAAGAATGAAAATTCACAGTTACCTCTTAATGCACTTAAACCTACTAGGGACAGTCTGCTACCCCATTACAGAGATGACTCTCGGCTATCCAAAGcttaaatctctttaaaaataaaaccaagggGACTGTAGGGACTTGAAGCAGTGGCTTTGAAGTGGGGTGTCACAATCCCCTGCAGAACAAATAACTAGCACTAACTGAAGAACCTTGTCTTCAGAATTAAAGGCCCATTATTTTACAGCTTTGCTGTAATTCTCAAAGAATTTAGCACTCGTCTTCCATCGGTAACAAGGAATATCCTGTTCTCATCAGATCTGCTTTTCTTGACCCTGAGGTCAAGAAGAGATGCTCAGACCAAATGGACTCCTGGTAATTTTGCAGAGCCTTACTAGTTCAGAAACAACAGGTTGAGACTGTTGTGTGGTTCTGAGCATCAGTTCAACACATGCAGCAGTTACACTTTTAGTTTGCATCTGCGGGTACTGTTTCAGGGTTCCCAAAAAACGCTTGTCCTCTCTTTACTACTTCTCTATGCCATCCCAAAGGAAGAAGATGCATCATCTGTCAACATTCAAGCCTCAGCTCTCTGTACAAGCAGACGCACTTACTTAAAGTAGTAAGCTGCTGGGGGCAGCTCCGATGCCGGCTCGTTGGCTACTGACCACATCACGACTGATGGCCTGTTCTTATCCCTGCGGATCAGCTCCTCCATCACAACAAGATGATGCTGCAAGGACTTGTTCCCAAAGCTCTCGCTTAAAGACAAAAGGAAGCGAGACTTGGTGAGGTGAGGGTATAAAATCCATCCCCTTTGCCTTTCCCTGTGAAAACTCAAGCCTCTGGGGTGTATAAGCACGGCTGAGCCTTGACACTGAATATGGCTTCTGCCCTATTTCCCCAAAGCCTGCTGCACAGTTCAGGGCCGTGGTTTGGGCTCATTAATCGAACCAGACCAAATGACGCGATGGCCACGTGGCAAAACGCCCTCCGGTTGCCCAACCTCACTAGGCACACGTCGCACAATGGGCTGATTTCTAAATAGAGCAAAGTACTTCCGTTATCAGGACAACGGGCGCTGTGGGACGGGAGGGGGATGCTTTTGAAGCGGCTCAGAGAGGAGCATAGAAACAAGGGGAAGGGTCTTTCGAGCAATTGCTTACGGCATTTTAATCCCCACTCCCGGGCACTCGTCGATCACCACGATGCCGTAGGCATCGCACAGGTCCATGATCTCCTCAGCGTAGGGGTAGTGGCTGGTGCGGAAAGAGTTCGCCCCCAGCCAGCGCAGCAGGTTGAAGTCCTTCACAACCAGGGGCCAGTCAAGGCCTTTGCCACGGatctgggaggggagagagaaatacaCCCCATCACACTGCCGGGCCGGGGCTTCTCCTCACACGTTAGCTGGGCACCACTGCTTCCCTGCTCACTCCCAGAGCGTTTCCAGCTCTGCACCACCTCTCCATCCAGTGTTTGCCTTTCTGAGGGGCATTGCCACATGCACGCTCAGACCCTGGTTGTTTGGAGAAGCAGAGGGGACGGCAGTTGCAGCcaagctgccagcactgctgctgcctgccatttcggggagctgccctgcctgggctgCCCTCTCACTGCCTTTCACAGGTGTTATCCATgaggcaggctggggaggacAGGGTGAAGGAGGACCCTAGACCGGCAGGGCTCTGCATCTCCCTCTGAGGAGAGCCCGCACTCCCCGGCACCGGGAGGAAGGAGCGCCCGCCGCCCCTGAGGTGAGCGGCTTGGCGGGCAGCCGGGTCAGGGCGGCTCTGCCCGGCGGGGACCGGGCCTCTGCCGCGGCTGCGGGGCCTCCCTGTGGCCGGGCCGCGCCTCGCAGCCCTGCGGCTCCTCCGCGGCTCAGACCTCCCCGTCGGAGACTGTGTTCCCGGCATTTCCCGGGGTGGGAAACCTGACAGCCGCTACTTCTGACTGGAAGCCATGGCCGGGGGGTCGTTTAGCTCCTCTGCCAGCACACGCGGGCTCGCCCATGAGCCCTGAGAGGGATGTCACAACTATGGCAGGTCTGGGCACGGTGTCCCCTTAATGCTGGTAAAAGTTcaccccagcccccccagcagCTCTCAGCCTGTGAGAAGGGTGTGAGGAAACGGCCCCTTTGAGTGGAGAGGGGAGGCAAGGGCGGGTGCCGCCTCAGCGGCATGAAGCGAGCTGCTATGAGGTGTCCCCGCCGCAGGCGCCGCACACTTACATCTGCGTCTTCGTGCTTGTTGACACCGTGGAAGTAGAAGGGCCTGCCGTTGATGAGGAACTGCGTGCTGGTGACATGGACGGTGCGGATGCCGACCGGGAGCGTGTACACGTCCTCCAGCAACGCCCCGTTCACTTGCGCCTGCATTTTCACCTGGATTTCCAAGGGGGAGACGCAACTGACACGCTGGGCTTCACAAGGATGCCctgtcctccctcccccttGTCTGTAAGGGCTATCTTGACCTCCCATCCgtgtcccagccctgcctcatCACGCGGCCTGCTCCTCACTGCTGCTTCAGCCGCCTCTTGTGGTCCTCAGGGAAGGAGCAAGGTCTgactaaacagaaaacagaaatccaaGCTGGGGAGGTTGAAGGATGAAGACTGAACCCTGGATGACTCTTCTGGGGCTTGTTCACCCCAAgagcttcagtttcttttccccttaCTCATCTGGGCTATTTCATCCCCCCAGGCAAGGCAGCGGTACACCTCTTCTGCCCTGCACCTTGATACCAGGCAATGACTGAAGTGTCATCTGCTCACAAGAGGTACGAACCTGAGCCCCTGGAAACTCACAGCAGCTCACCTGCTGCCCTAATTGCTGCATCTAAGCGTCACTACTCATCCTTAACTCACACAGTGTCTTCCAGGCTCGTGCTATTGAAGCCGAACTCTTGTCTTGCAGAGTGGGAAGAAAGCTCATTGCGTGGCAAAGCACATGGAAGAGGTTAGCAGCCTGCTCCTCAGAGACTCTGCTCTCAGCTTTCACGGTATCTCATCCCCTATATTGTCTCAAATGGTCCTTTTGCAAGGGATGGATTGGGCCCTAAATGTGAAGGGCAAGCATCTCGGAGTGTATGCATGCACTCCAGGCATGCCCTTCTTCTCACCGACAGACCTTTCAGTTGAGCATCCAGGAAGCTGGCAAAGCTTGATTTGATTACTGCATAATTAGCAAAGCCACTCTGGTCACATGAACAGGATCCGCGGGAGAAGATGAGTAAGGAAGATGGGCCATATGGCAGTTCCGTAATGCTATTAGACAGTCAGAGGGAACgcacacagaaaggaagaaacgTCACTGTTACCTCTAAGGAGTAGCGGTATCCAGGGTTCTCGTGCATCAGGTAAGGCCACCAAAGATTTGGGTTCAGGACTTTTAGCTCTCCAGCTGGCCCATCGCCTGTAGCAACCACTTTCCCCTCTTGGTCATGTAAGCTCAGGGACAAGGAATAGAGTGTGCTGCCAACAACCGACACCTGATATTGCACCATTGCTggttcaaaggaaacaaaagacaatCAGAGACTGCCATGAAAGGAAATACACATGCATCAAATGTTGGAGGGTGTTCACATACAGCAGCATCAAAAAATGAGGAGAACAACAACAGTGGCATGAACTGAATGTAAGAAGCATGACCTGTCTGTCTTGAGGTCTAGAAGTTTCCAGCAAGATTTGtgtatgtcgtggtttaaccccagccagcaactaagcaccaggcagccgcttccccctcccagtgggatggggaggaggatcggggaaaaaaaaaagtaaaactcgtgggttgagataagagcagtttaataactaaagtaaaataaaatataatactactactaataaaaatataataataataattgtaatgaaaaggaacataacagaaaaaaaagagagagaaataaaaccccaaaaaagacaagtgatgcacaatgcaattgctcaccacccactgaccgatgcccgagcagctatctgcccctcccagccaactccccccagtttatatactgggcatgacgttctatggtatggaataccccttgggctagttcgggtcagctgccctggccatgctccctcccagttccttgtgcacctgcttgctggcagagcaggggaaactgcaaagtccttgacttaggataagcgctgctcagcaacaactaaaacatcagtgtgttatcaacatcgttctcacactaaatccaaaacacagcactgtaccagctactaagaagaaaattaactctatcccagccgaaaccaggacggTGTATCACACAACTCTGTTACTTAGAGATAATCCTGCTCTAAGTGGCAGGAAGACTGCCCCTACTGAGAAATTCTACTTCAAGAAACACCTGA
Encoded here:
- the GUSB gene encoding beta-glucuronidase, which encodes MAGGCRLLLLLALGRAAAPPGGMLYPRETPSRERKELGGLWSFRADFSPGRDAGFVQRWYRQPLRQTGPVIDMPVPASFNDITQDPSLENYIGWVWYEKEVLLPLRWLQDDLNTRVVLRFGSAHYYSIVWVNGVQVVEHEGGHLPFEADISSIVQGSPGIPCRITVALNNTLTPHTLPPGSIQYMNDKTRYPKNYFVQNIRFDFFNYAGIHRPVVLYTTPSVYIDDITVTTTSSESVAMVQYQVSVVGSTLYSLSLSLHDQEGKVVATGDGPAGELKVLNPNLWWPYLMHENPGYRYSLEVKMQAQVNGALLEDVYTLPVGIRTVHVTSTQFLINGRPFYFHGVNKHEDADIRGKGLDWPLVVKDFNLLRWLGANSFRTSHYPYAEEIMDLCDAYGIVVIDECPGVGIKMPESFGNKSLQHHLVVMEELIRRDKNRPSVVMWSVANEPASELPPAAYYFKTVIAHTKALDPSRPVTFVTDANYALDRGAPYVDVICVNSYFSWYHDPGHLEVIPLQLTTQFENWYKTYQKPIIQSEYGADSVPGLHSDPPLMFSEEYQKAMLREYHSVFDKKRKEYVIGELIWNFADFMTNQGTTRVLGNKKGIFTRQRQPKSAAFVLRERYWKIANESSCLPPIIKSHTLFLK